Proteins encoded together in one Bacillota bacterium window:
- a CDS encoding SagB/ThcOx family dehydrogenase, producing MRFDDIDIDEPSDQQLKLIQPPLVKEKMTSVQISLPSNFKDLKLEKDILKVIGQRVSHRVYTEGKMSLLELSYLLWATQGIKSIRGNNYATLRTVPSGGARHEFETYLIIKKVDGLTNGAYHYLPMTHEIEFLFDIDQMDTLVKSALVGQGWATSANVIFFWSVIPYRSEWRYSIFSHRIILVDIGHVCQNLYIASESIGLGTCAVGAFDRKACDSLFQLDGEDEFTILVSPVGTVSQEDKDKEQDFYAFLKQDK from the coding sequence ATTCGATTTGATGACATTGATATTGATGAACCATCAGATCAACAATTAAAATTAATTCAACCACCTCTTGTTAAAGAAAAAATGACTTCAGTTCAAATTAGTCTTCCAAGTAACTTTAAAGATTTAAAATTAGAAAAAGATATCTTGAAAGTTATTGGTCAAAGGGTTAGTCACAGAGTATATACAGAAGGAAAAATGTCTTTACTTGAATTGTCTTATTTGCTTTGGGCAACTCAAGGCATCAAAAGCATAAGAGGAAATAACTATGCAACTCTTAGAACTGTCCCAAGTGGAGGCGCCAGACATGAATTTGAAACCTATCTAATTATAAAAAAGGTAGATGGGTTAACAAATGGTGCTTATCACTATTTACCTATGACACACGAAATTGAGTTTCTGTTTGATATAGATCAAATGGATACATTAGTTAAGTCAGCTTTGGTAGGACAAGGATGGGCAACTTCAGCCAACGTCATTTTCTTTTGGAGTGTAATTCCATACCGTTCTGAATGGCGATATTCTATTTTTTCACACAGAATCATTTTGGTAGATATTGGTCATGTATGTCAAAATTTATACATTGCCTCTGAATCCATCGGACTTGGAACTTGTGCAGTGGGAGCATTTGATCGAAAAGCTTGTGATTCATTATTTCAGTTAGATGGAGAGGATGAATTTACGATTCTTGTGTCGCCGGTTGGAACCGTTTCGCAAGAAGACAAAGATAAAGAACAAGATTTCTATGCATTTTTAAAACAAGATAAATAA